The proteins below come from a single Parazoarcus communis genomic window:
- a CDS encoding AMP-dependent synthetase/ligase, which produces MAAPTTTLPERLLARCKDTPDAVAYLHQGDDGKWLPVTWNTVAHRATGIARGLTRLGVQAGDRVAIMLPTSPEWEYCQQAVLMLGATVVGIDAHDAPSNLRHILELTQPRALVTANERQVALIRETWRAPEIVVVAEPEVPHPDIHALADFLQTLETGATPPPAPSPDDIATIVFTSGSTGTPKGIAYTHRQVALACDAILDRFPSISNETTLVCWLPLSNLFQRIINLCAIACGARSYFVSNPQDIVRLLPEIQPSLFIGVPRFFEKLHAGIMAEIAKQPAPVRLLIAAAWATGMKTAALQRSHGQVGLTWRALSMLANPILARLRAVMGQRMQFMVSGSAPLPSWLMGRFHGLGWLVLEAYGISENVMPVALNTPTDYRFGSVGRALPGNELLVAEDGELLIRGDGVFSGYYGADAHDTPIDSEAYLHTGDFARLDADGYVWLEGRKSEVFKTSTGRRIAPAPLEAALKQIEYVDHAIIVGRDRPFPVAIITLSPEHEMGKQAQTPEGQKTISRDVTRACEAFTHYQRPGAIIASTKPLGIATGELTSNLKIRRKQIETRFEREIDQAYEIPRLSPDTDIRTNPPVILTP; this is translated from the coding sequence ATGGCCGCCCCGACAACAACCCTGCCAGAACGACTGCTCGCGCGGTGCAAAGACACCCCGGATGCTGTCGCCTATCTGCATCAGGGCGATGATGGAAAATGGCTTCCCGTCACATGGAATACCGTTGCTCACCGAGCAACCGGCATCGCTCGCGGGCTAACACGGCTTGGCGTACAAGCAGGCGACCGCGTGGCAATCATGCTGCCCACCTCGCCGGAATGGGAGTACTGCCAGCAGGCCGTGCTCATGCTTGGCGCGACGGTCGTCGGAATCGACGCTCATGACGCCCCTTCCAATCTGCGCCATATCCTCGAGCTGACTCAGCCACGCGCACTGGTCACAGCCAACGAGCGTCAGGTTGCGCTCATAAGGGAAACCTGGCGGGCGCCCGAGATTGTCGTGGTCGCCGAACCCGAGGTACCCCACCCGGATATCCACGCACTTGCGGACTTTTTGCAGACACTCGAGACCGGCGCGACGCCCCCCCCAGCGCCCTCGCCCGACGACATTGCAACAATCGTGTTTACATCGGGAAGCACGGGGACACCGAAAGGCATTGCGTACACTCACCGCCAGGTTGCGCTTGCCTGCGATGCGATTCTTGATCGTTTTCCTTCGATTTCCAACGAAACCACCCTCGTTTGCTGGCTGCCACTCTCCAATCTGTTTCAGCGCATCATCAACCTGTGCGCAATTGCCTGTGGAGCAAGATCCTATTTCGTTTCCAACCCGCAGGACATCGTCCGCCTTCTCCCGGAGATCCAGCCCTCCCTGTTTATCGGCGTACCGCGATTTTTCGAGAAGCTGCATGCGGGCATCATGGCAGAGATCGCAAAGCAGCCCGCACCCGTCAGGCTGCTGATTGCTGCGGCTTGGGCAACCGGTATGAAGACTGCAGCACTGCAACGGTCTCATGGCCAGGTCGGCCTCACCTGGCGCGCCCTGTCCATGCTCGCCAACCCGATACTGGCCCGTTTGCGAGCAGTCATGGGCCAGCGCATGCAGTTCATGGTCAGCGGCTCGGCGCCGCTACCCTCCTGGCTCATGGGTCGCTTTCACGGCCTTGGCTGGCTTGTGCTTGAAGCCTACGGTATCAGTGAAAACGTCATGCCGGTCGCACTGAACACGCCGACGGACTACCGCTTCGGCAGCGTAGGGCGCGCACTGCCAGGAAACGAACTCCTTGTTGCCGAAGACGGCGAACTGCTCATACGTGGCGATGGCGTGTTCAGCGGCTACTACGGGGCAGACGCGCACGATACCCCCATAGACAGCGAAGCGTACCTGCACACCGGAGACTTCGCCCGGCTCGACGCCGATGGTTACGTCTGGCTTGAAGGGCGCAAGAGTGAGGTCTTCAAAACCTCGACCGGGAGGCGGATCGCACCAGCCCCATTGGAAGCCGCCCTCAAGCAGATCGAATATGTCGACCACGCCATTATCGTGGGGCGAGACCGCCCTTTCCCGGTGGCCATCATTACCCTCAGCCCTGAACACGAAATGGGAAAGCAGGCACAAACGCCTGAGGGGCAAAAGACGATCAGCCGCGACGTCACCAGGGCATGCGAAGCTTTTACCCACTATCAGCGCCCAGGCGCAATCATCGCGAGCACAAAACCACTCGGAATTGCGACTGGCGAACTTACCTCAAACCTGAAGATTCGTCGCAAACAGATTGAAACGCGATTCGAACGCGAGATCGACCAGGCCTATGAAATCCCACGCCTCTCGCCTGACACGGACATTCGAACCAATCCTCCGGTGATTCTGACCCCATGA
- a CDS encoding FadR/GntR family transcriptional regulator, which translates to MSDKLTTSIRRPLNRPPRLSDTVSREIEAWIGELGLVPGTQLPTEKLLCERFGVSRAVVREAISRLKAEGCVETRQGLGAFVAAVPGESSFRLVRESVPAEADVADTFELRAMVESGAAELAAQRRTPESLSRIAAALDEMDRALQRGEGGASADDAFHVAVAAASGNRQLERFLTYMGRQFSASRLPTWSEEGHRAGRAANAQAEHRRIFAAIKLGDALAAGEAARAHLGAAACRLGVVARHENRIESAFNRAGKHGETA; encoded by the coding sequence ATGTCTGACAAGTTGACAACCTCTATCCGGCGCCCGCTGAACCGGCCTCCGCGGCTGAGCGACACCGTTTCACGCGAGATCGAAGCGTGGATTGGTGAGCTGGGTCTTGTGCCCGGCACGCAGCTGCCTACCGAAAAACTGTTGTGCGAACGTTTCGGGGTCAGTCGCGCGGTCGTGCGCGAGGCGATCTCCCGGCTCAAGGCCGAAGGCTGTGTGGAAACGCGGCAGGGCCTTGGCGCCTTCGTTGCTGCGGTGCCGGGGGAAAGCAGTTTTCGGCTTGTGCGTGAGTCGGTGCCTGCTGAAGCGGATGTGGCGGATACGTTCGAGCTGCGTGCGATGGTCGAGAGTGGTGCTGCGGAGTTGGCCGCGCAGCGTCGCACCCCGGAGAGCCTGTCGCGGATCGCGGCTGCGCTCGATGAGATGGACCGAGCCCTGCAGCGGGGCGAGGGCGGCGCGTCGGCGGATGACGCTTTTCATGTGGCCGTCGCCGCCGCATCCGGCAATCGTCAGCTGGAGCGCTTCCTGACCTACATGGGGCGGCAGTTTTCTGCATCACGCCTGCCAACGTGGAGTGAGGAGGGGCATCGCGCAGGTCGTGCCGCCAATGCGCAGGCGGAGCACCGGCGTATTTTTGCAGCAATCAAGCTCGGCGATGCACTGGCCGCGGGCGAGGCGGCAAGAGCTCATCTCGGTGCGGCAGCCTGCCGTCTGGGTGTCGTCGCACGGCATGAGAATCGGATCGAAAGTGCGTTCAATCGGGCGGGAAAGCATGGAGAGACAGCATGA
- a CDS encoding SulP family inorganic anion transporter, whose product MTTRASAARLLPFLAWPGQWAKHGIRGDLIAGLTVALVMVPQSLAYAQLGSLPPYIGLYAALLPALVGALFGSCGQLSTGPVALTSLLTGASLLPLASPDTPEFLALAVLLALMSGLIQLALGVLRLGWLLNLLSHPVLMGFINAAALVICMSQLPPLVGVKLHNGGQFLADFLNALGEAGNIHLQSASFGIGALISLTLLRRLAPRLPGVLIVVGTSIALSAWLEFAAQGGAVVGAIPAGLPPLSIPDIRTDAMVTLLPTAFVIALVSFMEAASSAKVISGKLREPWDQNQELIGQGLSKLASAFTGSLPTSASFSRSALSFNNGARTGLSALVTVAVVVATLIFFTPLLWHLPKPVLAAVILQAVFNLLDFRALKKAWQANRDDGVAAALTFVATLSFAPNIQNGILTGLLLSLSLMVYRSMTPRVALLGLHADGTYRDLERFDLSHPHPHVVVLRFDSPLSFVTAATFEDATLQAARAQPDVRTVLISGAGINDIDATGLHMLTALVDRFALQGQALAFCGLKKQVIDAMQRDGLWPRIAPHAAYRTEQQALDQLLQDAPERLRTD is encoded by the coding sequence ATGACCACTCGCGCCTCTGCAGCGCGGCTCCTGCCCTTTTTGGCCTGGCCCGGCCAGTGGGCCAAGCACGGCATTCGCGGCGACCTCATTGCCGGCCTCACGGTTGCACTGGTCATGGTGCCGCAGTCGCTCGCCTACGCGCAGCTCGGCTCGCTCCCGCCCTACATCGGCCTCTACGCGGCCTTGCTGCCCGCTCTCGTTGGCGCGCTCTTTGGCTCCTGCGGCCAGCTTTCCACCGGGCCGGTCGCCCTGACTTCACTGCTGACCGGTGCAAGCCTGTTGCCGCTCGCAAGTCCTGATACGCCCGAGTTCCTTGCGCTGGCAGTCCTGCTGGCGCTGATGTCCGGTCTCATCCAGCTCGCCCTCGGCGTGCTGCGCCTGGGCTGGCTACTCAACCTGCTGTCACATCCGGTTCTGATGGGTTTCATCAACGCCGCTGCGCTGGTGATCTGCATGTCACAGCTCCCCCCCCTGGTCGGGGTCAAGCTGCACAACGGCGGTCAGTTTCTTGCAGACTTTCTGAACGCACTCGGCGAGGCGGGCAACATTCACCTTCAATCAGCCTCCTTTGGCATCGGCGCGCTCATATCCCTGACACTTCTGCGCCGCCTGGCACCACGCCTGCCCGGCGTGTTGATCGTTGTCGGCACCAGCATTGCCCTGTCGGCGTGGCTGGAGTTTGCTGCCCAGGGCGGCGCAGTGGTGGGTGCAATTCCTGCCGGACTCCCGCCGCTGTCGATACCCGACATCAGAACGGACGCCATGGTCACCTTGCTGCCCACCGCCTTCGTGATCGCCCTCGTCAGTTTCATGGAGGCCGCCTCGAGCGCCAAGGTCATCTCCGGCAAACTGAGGGAGCCGTGGGACCAGAATCAGGAGCTCATCGGACAGGGCCTGTCGAAGCTCGCCTCGGCATTCACCGGCAGCCTCCCGACCAGCGCCTCGTTCTCCCGCTCCGCTCTCAGTTTCAACAACGGCGCGCGCACCGGCCTGTCCGCACTGGTCACGGTCGCCGTGGTCGTGGCGACCCTGATCTTCTTCACGCCGCTGCTTTGGCATCTGCCCAAGCCCGTGCTGGCTGCGGTCATTCTTCAGGCCGTGTTCAACCTGCTTGATTTCAGAGCCCTTAAGAAAGCCTGGCAGGCAAACCGTGACGATGGCGTTGCGGCAGCCCTCACCTTTGTCGCCACGCTTTCCTTCGCCCCCAACATTCAGAACGGCATCCTGACCGGCCTGCTGCTGTCGCTGTCGCTGATGGTCTACCGCAGCATGACGCCGCGCGTCGCGCTGCTGGGGCTGCACGCCGATGGCACCTATCGCGACCTCGAACGCTTTGACCTCTCCCACCCCCATCCGCATGTCGTCGTCCTGCGCTTCGACAGCCCGCTGAGCTTCGTCACTGCAGCTACCTTCGAGGACGCCACCCTGCAGGCTGCCCGCGCCCAACCGGATGTGCGCACCGTGCTGATCTCGGGCGCAGGCATCAACGACATCGATGCCACCGGCCTGCACATGCTCACAGCCCTGGTCGACCGCTTTGCGCTTCAGGGCCAGGCACTCGCCTTCTGCGGACTCAAGAAACAGGTCATCGACGCCATGCAACGCGACGGCCTGTGGCCTCGAATCGCGCCCCACGCGGCCTACCGCACCGAACAGCAGGCGCTGGACCAGCTGCTCCAGGACGCGCCCGAGCGATTACGCACTGATTAA
- the rpmA gene encoding 50S ribosomal protein L27, translating into MAHKKAGGSSRNGRDSESKRLGVKRYGGQFVLAGNIIVRQRGTEYHPGDNVGIGKDHTLFALTNGTVKFMVKGPARRRTVTILPEAAEA; encoded by the coding sequence ATGGCACATAAAAAAGCTGGCGGTAGTTCCCGTAACGGCCGCGACTCAGAATCGAAACGACTCGGCGTAAAGCGCTACGGTGGTCAGTTCGTACTCGCAGGCAACATCATTGTTCGTCAGCGTGGCACCGAATACCACCCGGGCGACAACGTCGGCATCGGCAAGGATCACACCCTTTTCGCACTGACCAACGGCACCGTCAAGTTCATGGTGAAGGGCCCCGCCCGTCGCCGTACCGTGACGATTCTGCCTGAGGCAGCCGAGGCCTGA
- the cgtA gene encoding Obg family GTPase CgtA, translating into MKFFDEARIEVVAGDGGNGVATFRREKYIPRGGPNGGDGGRGGSVYAVADRNINTLIDYRYTRHFRAERGENGGSRDCYGKGGEDITLRFPVGTVITEHETGEMIADLDEDGKKILIASGGRGGLGNIHFKSSTNRAPRKRTMGQEGERHMLHLELKVLADVGLLGLPNAGKSTFIRSVSAAKPKVADYPFTTLAPNLGVVRTAESRSFVIADIPGLIEGAAEGAGLGHQFLRHLQRTHVLLHLVDLAPFDPEADPARDAKAIVEELRKYDEDLYNKPRWLALNKLDLIPEEERAERVAAFLEAYGPVERHFEISALKGDGCKPLIFTIQDFLDGERARIEAERQERLAAEQSRLAAIDAARAAAEAAALEAELDEEDGEDDEGDEDNGSEADQQDDTTPR; encoded by the coding sequence ATGAAGTTTTTTGACGAAGCCCGAATTGAAGTTGTTGCCGGAGACGGCGGCAACGGTGTTGCCACGTTCCGCCGCGAGAAATACATTCCGCGTGGCGGCCCCAACGGTGGCGACGGCGGTCGCGGTGGCAGCGTGTACGCAGTGGCCGACCGCAACATCAACACCCTGATCGATTACCGCTATACCCGCCACTTCCGCGCCGAACGTGGCGAGAACGGCGGCAGCCGGGACTGTTACGGCAAGGGCGGTGAGGACATCACCCTGCGCTTCCCCGTCGGCACCGTGATCACCGAGCACGAAACGGGCGAGATGATTGCCGACCTCGACGAGGACGGCAAGAAGATCCTGATCGCCAGCGGCGGCCGCGGCGGTCTGGGCAACATCCACTTCAAGTCGAGCACCAACCGCGCGCCACGCAAGCGCACCATGGGCCAGGAAGGCGAGCGGCACATGCTGCACCTCGAGCTCAAGGTGCTCGCCGACGTCGGCCTGCTCGGCCTGCCCAACGCAGGCAAGTCGACCTTCATCCGGTCCGTCTCCGCCGCCAAGCCCAAGGTCGCCGACTATCCCTTCACCACGCTGGCGCCGAACCTCGGTGTTGTCCGCACGGCCGAGAGTCGCAGCTTCGTGATCGCGGACATCCCCGGCCTGATCGAAGGCGCAGCCGAAGGCGCCGGCCTCGGCCACCAGTTCCTGCGTCACCTGCAGCGCACCCATGTGCTGCTGCATCTGGTCGACCTCGCACCCTTCGACCCCGAGGCCGACCCCGCACGCGACGCCAAGGCCATCGTCGAAGAACTGCGCAAGTACGACGAGGATCTCTACAACAAGCCACGCTGGCTGGCCCTCAACAAACTCGACCTGATCCCGGAAGAAGAGCGCGCCGAACGCGTCGCCGCCTTCCTCGAGGCCTACGGTCCGGTCGAGCGCCACTTCGAGATCTCCGCACTCAAGGGCGACGGCTGCAAGCCGCTGATCTTCACCATCCAGGACTTCCTCGACGGTGAGCGCGCGCGCATCGAAGCCGAACGCCAGGAACGCCTTGCTGCCGAGCAAAGCCGCCTTGCCGCCATCGACGCAGCCCGCGCAGCCGCTGAAGCAGCCGCACTCGAAGCCGAGCTCGACGAAGAAGACGGCGAGGATGATGAGGGCGACGAGGATAACGGCAGCGAAGCCGATCAGCAGGACGACACCACTCCCCGCTAA
- the rplU gene encoding 50S ribosomal protein L21, whose amino-acid sequence MYAVIKTGGKQYRVVAGEKIKVEQIPADVGSQITIDQILMVGEGEAVKIGTPVVSGASVTASVVSHGRHDKIKIFKMRRRKHFQKHQGHRQNYTEIRIDAISA is encoded by the coding sequence ATGTACGCGGTGATAAAAACCGGTGGCAAGCAGTATCGCGTCGTCGCCGGCGAAAAGATCAAGGTAGAACAGATACCGGCCGACGTGGGTTCCCAAATCACCATCGACCAGATTCTCATGGTCGGCGAAGGCGAGGCCGTCAAGATCGGCACGCCGGTGGTTTCCGGAGCTTCCGTCACGGCTTCCGTGGTGTCCCACGGTCGTCACGACAAAATCAAGATTTTCAAGATGCGCCGCCGTAAGCACTTCCAGAAGCACCAGGGGCATCGTCAGAACTACACCGAAATCCGCATCGACGCGATTTCGGCCTGA
- the proB gene encoding glutamate 5-kinase has translation MREKIRNARRLVVKVGSALVTNNGAGLDHAALDDWARQIAALRSNGREVALVSSGAIAAGMQRLDWTKRPQEMHKLQAAAAVGQMGLVEAYEKAFSRHGLQTAQILLTHADLANRTRYLNARSTLTTLLGLGVIPIINENDTVVTDEIKFGDNDTLGALVANLIEAETLIILTDQNGLYTADPRKDPSATLIGEGRAEDPTYESMAGGAGSGISKGGMITKIKAAQRAARSGAHTCIASGRETNPLLRIAAGEPVGTLLYASSSPLQARKQWLADHLQLAGDLVIDDGAVTALKNGRSLLPVGLIEVRGDFRRGAAVACRSITGEEVARGLVNYSASECRRIARKPTSEIEKLLGYIDEPELIHRNNMIGR, from the coding sequence ATGAGAGAGAAGATCAGGAATGCGCGCCGGCTGGTCGTAAAGGTCGGCAGCGCCCTTGTTACCAACAATGGCGCAGGCCTCGATCACGCCGCGCTCGACGACTGGGCACGCCAGATCGCAGCACTGCGCAGCAACGGCCGCGAAGTCGCCCTGGTCTCCTCCGGCGCGATCGCGGCGGGCATGCAACGGCTGGACTGGACCAAGCGCCCGCAGGAGATGCACAAACTGCAGGCCGCTGCTGCCGTCGGCCAGATGGGCCTTGTCGAAGCCTACGAGAAGGCCTTCTCGCGCCACGGTCTGCAGACCGCGCAAATCCTGCTTACACACGCCGACCTCGCAAACCGCACCCGCTACCTCAACGCCCGTTCGACGCTCACCACCTTGCTCGGACTTGGCGTGATTCCGATCATCAACGAGAACGACACCGTCGTGACCGACGAGATCAAGTTCGGCGACAACGACACGCTGGGCGCACTCGTCGCCAACCTGATCGAAGCCGAGACGCTGATCATTCTCACCGATCAGAACGGCCTGTACACCGCCGATCCGCGCAAGGATCCGAGCGCCACCCTCATCGGAGAAGGTCGGGCCGAAGACCCCACATACGAATCGATGGCAGGCGGCGCCGGCAGCGGCATCAGCAAGGGCGGCATGATCACCAAGATCAAGGCTGCCCAGCGCGCCGCCCGCAGCGGCGCCCACACCTGCATCGCCAGCGGCCGCGAAACGAACCCGCTGCTGCGCATCGCCGCAGGCGAACCCGTCGGCACCCTGCTCTACGCCAGCAGCTCGCCGCTACAGGCGCGCAAGCAATGGCTTGCCGACCACCTGCAACTGGCCGGTGACCTCGTGATCGACGACGGCGCAGTCACCGCACTGAAGAACGGCCGCAGCCTGCTGCCCGTAGGCCTGATCGAAGTCAGGGGCGACTTCAGGCGTGGTGCAGCAGTGGCCTGCCGCAGCATTACCGGCGAGGAAGTGGCCCGGGGCCTGGTCAACTACAGCGCATCCGAATGCCGCCGCATCGCCCGAAAGCCGACCAGCGAGATCGAGAAACTGCTTGGCTACATCGACGAACCGGAACTGATACACCGGAACAACATGATCGGTCGCTGA
- the glcE gene encoding glycolate oxidase subunit GlcE, protein MSDLVSAWAERIRGAAASGTPLCIEGGGSKRFVGREAHGEVLNVAENSGIVSYEPTELVVTARGGTPLAELEAVLAEQNQFLAFEPPHFGTGATLAGCVAAGLSGPRRASAGAVRDFMLGVKIVDGRGEVMSFGGQVMKNVAGYDVSRLIAGSLGTLGVILEVSLKVLPRPVAEQTLRFALDEARAIDQLNEWGGQPLPVSASAWEDGVLTLRLSGAEAAVRAACARLGGETLGEQTAAAFWQGLREQQCDYFADGAESPLWRLSLPSVAEPLQLAGTQLIEWGGAQRWLCSDAPAEAIRARAAALGGHATLFRGGDRKSEVFTPLDAPLLTIHRRLKAAFDPAGILNPGRLYQGI, encoded by the coding sequence ATGAGTGACTTGGTTTCGGCCTGGGCCGAGCGGATTCGGGGGGCGGCTGCCAGTGGCACGCCGCTATGTATCGAGGGCGGCGGCAGCAAGCGCTTTGTGGGGCGCGAAGCGCACGGCGAAGTGTTGAATGTTGCGGAAAACAGCGGCATTGTCAGCTACGAGCCGACCGAACTGGTGGTGACTGCGCGTGGCGGTACGCCGCTTGCCGAGCTGGAGGCTGTGCTTGCCGAGCAGAATCAGTTTCTGGCCTTCGAGCCGCCGCATTTCGGCACAGGCGCAACGCTTGCAGGTTGCGTTGCAGCCGGCCTGTCGGGGCCGAGGCGGGCGTCGGCAGGCGCGGTTCGCGACTTCATGCTGGGTGTAAAAATTGTCGACGGTCGCGGCGAAGTGATGTCCTTCGGCGGGCAGGTGATGAAGAACGTCGCAGGCTACGACGTATCGCGATTGATCGCGGGCAGTCTGGGTACCTTGGGCGTCATCCTTGAAGTGTCGCTCAAGGTCCTGCCCCGCCCGGTGGCGGAGCAGACCCTGCGTTTCGCGCTCGACGAGGCCAGGGCCATCGACCAGCTCAACGAATGGGGTGGTCAGCCCTTGCCTGTGTCCGCTTCGGCCTGGGAGGACGGTGTGCTCACCTTGCGTCTTTCCGGCGCAGAAGCGGCAGTGCGCGCGGCATGCGCCCGGCTCGGCGGCGAGACACTCGGTGAGCAGACTGCCGCGGCGTTCTGGCAGGGTTTGCGTGAGCAGCAGTGTGACTACTTTGCCGACGGTGCTGAGTCGCCCTTGTGGCGGCTGTCGCTGCCAAGCGTTGCCGAACCGCTGCAGCTTGCGGGTACGCAGCTGATCGAATGGGGCGGGGCGCAGCGCTGGCTCTGTTCGGATGCACCTGCGGAAGCCATCCGCGCGCGCGCAGCGGCACTCGGCGGGCATGCAACGCTGTTCCGTGGTGGCGATCGCAAGAGCGAAGTGTTCACGCCGCTCGATGCACCCTTGCTGACCATCCACCGGCGCCTGAAGGCTGCCTTCGATCCCGCGGGGATTCTCAACCCCGGCCGGCTCTACCAAGGAA
- a CDS encoding FAD-linked oxidase C-terminal domain-containing protein, with product MNLNEDIALGEQEADFSAVDKARVVEALARVLPPGALMYESEDLRPYECDGLAAYRALPLVVALPTTEAQVVAILKACSELGVPVVARGAGTGLSGGALPHTQGVLLSLARFNRILKLDPHARTAVVQPGVRNLAISEAAAPHGLYYAPDPSSQIACSIGGNVAENSGGVHCLKYGLTVHNLLRVRGVTIDGEVVELGNHALDAPGYDLLALITGSEGMLAVVTEVTVKLTPKPQLAQCVLAAFDDVIRAGDAVAAIIAAGIIPAGLEMMDQAATAAVEEFVRAGYPLDAKAILLCESDGTPEEVAEEIARVRAVLEHSGATEIRVSRDEAERMRFWAGRKAAFPAAGRISPDYYCMDGTIPRKRLGEMLSAIQDMETRYALRCINVFHAGDGNLHPLILFDANQEGELHRAEAFGAEILELSVTLGGTITGEHGVGIEKINQMCSQFKRTELHQFFRVKAAFDPAGLLNPGKAIPTLNRCAEYGRMHVKGGELPHPELPRF from the coding sequence ATGAATCTGAATGAGGACATCGCCCTCGGCGAGCAGGAAGCGGATTTCTCCGCGGTCGACAAGGCCCGGGTGGTCGAAGCACTGGCGCGCGTGCTTCCGCCGGGTGCGTTGATGTACGAAAGCGAGGATCTGCGGCCCTATGAGTGCGACGGCCTTGCTGCCTATCGTGCGCTACCCCTGGTCGTGGCGCTGCCCACAACCGAGGCGCAGGTCGTCGCGATTCTCAAGGCGTGTTCCGAGCTCGGTGTGCCGGTAGTGGCGCGTGGCGCGGGCACCGGGCTGTCGGGCGGCGCGTTGCCGCATACCCAGGGTGTGCTGCTGTCGCTGGCGCGATTCAATCGCATTCTCAAGCTGGATCCGCATGCCCGTACCGCGGTCGTGCAACCCGGGGTACGCAACCTGGCCATCTCAGAGGCCGCCGCGCCGCACGGCCTGTATTACGCGCCCGACCCCTCCTCGCAGATTGCGTGCTCGATCGGCGGCAATGTGGCCGAAAATTCGGGCGGCGTGCATTGTCTGAAGTACGGTCTCACCGTGCACAACTTGCTCCGCGTACGCGGTGTCACGATCGATGGCGAGGTGGTCGAACTCGGCAACCATGCACTCGACGCGCCCGGTTATGACCTGCTCGCGCTCATCACCGGCTCCGAGGGCATGTTGGCGGTGGTTACCGAGGTGACGGTCAAGCTCACGCCCAAGCCGCAACTGGCGCAGTGCGTGCTCGCAGCATTCGACGACGTCATTCGCGCCGGCGACGCGGTGGCCGCGATCATTGCCGCCGGCATCATTCCGGCGGGGCTGGAGATGATGGATCAGGCGGCGACTGCTGCGGTCGAGGAATTCGTGCGGGCCGGCTATCCCTTGGATGCCAAGGCCATCCTGCTGTGCGAGTCCGACGGTACGCCGGAGGAGGTGGCCGAAGAGATTGCCCGCGTCCGTGCGGTGCTCGAACACAGCGGCGCAACCGAGATCCGGGTGTCGCGTGACGAAGCCGAGCGGATGCGCTTCTGGGCCGGACGCAAAGCCGCGTTCCCGGCTGCCGGCCGCATCTCCCCCGACTATTACTGCATGGACGGCACGATTCCGCGCAAGCGCCTGGGCGAGATGCTGAGCGCGATACAGGACATGGAGACACGTTATGCACTGCGCTGCATCAACGTCTTTCATGCGGGTGACGGCAACCTGCACCCGCTGATCCTGTTCGATGCCAATCAGGAAGGCGAGCTCCATCGCGCGGAGGCGTTCGGCGCCGAGATCCTCGAGCTTTCGGTCACCCTCGGCGGCACCATCACCGGCGAGCATGGGGTGGGCATCGAGAAGATCAACCAGATGTGCTCGCAGTTCAAGCGCACCGAATTGCATCAGTTCTTCCGTGTCAAGGCGGCATTCGACCCCGCGGGCCTGCTCAATCCTGGCAAGGCGATTCCGACCCTGAACCGCTGTGCCGAGTACGGGCGCATGCACGTCAAGGGCGGCGAGTTGCCGCATCCGGAACTGCCGCGCTTCTGA